From one Arcobacter sp. CECT 8986 genomic stretch:
- a CDS encoding rhodanese-like domain-containing protein, with translation MQEVVDLIPRKVELMNKDNIVLIDVRTQMEFNQTGIIENSHMLTFYDEYGNYNLEEWLEEFRKLVTSKDQTFILICAHANRTRMIGNYLVQQEGYKNCAHLYGGIAQWLQEGRKTVAI, from the coding sequence ATGCAAGAAGTAGTTGACTTAATTCCAAGAAAAGTTGAACTTATGAATAAAGATAATATTGTATTAATTGATGTTAGAACTCAAATGGAATTTAATCAAACAGGAATTATAGAAAACTCACATATGCTTACATTTTATGATGAGTATGGAAATTATAACCTTGAAGAGTGGCTAGAAGAGTTTAGAAAGTTAGTAACTTCAAAAGACCAAACATTTATACTAATTTGTGCCCATGCAAATAGAACTAGAATGATAGGAAACTATTTAGTTCAACAAGAGGGTTATAAAAATTGTGCTCATTTGTATGGTGGGATAGCTCAATGGTTACAAGAAGGAAGAAAAACAGTAGCTATTTAG
- a CDS encoding rhodanese-like domain-containing protein, protein MKWLLFLLLSTSIFLNASDVKSLNATKINKYLSLNGIVVDIRSKQTQEKTGVIPESYKLPLVKEDEKSLKIWKFKLLKILKSAKRSFLLVDEDGTNSKKLAQRLKKDGFIQAIYLKGGFDNWKNNTK, encoded by the coding sequence ATGAAATGGCTTCTTTTTCTTTTATTATCTACAAGTATTTTTTTAAATGCTTCTGATGTAAAATCACTAAATGCTACAAAAATCAATAAGTATCTATCTTTAAATGGAATAGTTGTTGATATTCGTTCTAAACAGACACAAGAAAAAACTGGTGTAATTCCAGAATCTTATAAATTACCATTAGTTAAAGAAGATGAAAAATCATTGAAAATTTGGAAATTTAAACTTTTGAAAATTCTTAAAAGTGCAAAAAGAAGTTTTTTACTTGTTGATGAAGATGGAACAAATTCAAAAAAACTAGCACAAAGATTGAAAAAAGATGGGTTTATTCAAGCTATTTATTTAAAAGGTGGCTTTGATAATTGGAAAAACAATACTAAATAG
- the trxA gene encoding thioredoxin has translation MKKIFIFMMFSVVSLFAFEHINIMNIDEKIKDKNVIVDFYATWCPPCKIMTKNLTKYEEVKNQNVTIYKVDVDKDPELAQKFGIRTIPTLIYFKDGKVVKQEVGVRSVPELQSNVKKLF, from the coding sequence ATGAAAAAGATTTTTATTTTTATGATGTTTAGTGTGGTTTCACTATTTGCTTTTGAACATATAAATATTATGAATATTGATGAGAAAATAAAAGATAAAAACGTTATTGTTGATTTTTATGCTACTTGGTGTCCTCCATGTAAGATAATGACAAAGAATTTAACAAAATATGAAGAAGTTAAAAATCAAAATGTAACTATATATAAAGTTGATGTTGATAAAGACCCAGAACTAGCACAAAAGTTTGGAATAAGAACAATTCCTACACTAATCTATTTCAAAGATGGAAAAGTTGTAAAACAAGAAGTTGGAGTAAGAAGTGTTCCTGAATTACAATCAAATGTAAAAAAACTATTTTAG